One Drechmeria coniospora strain ARSEF 6962 chromosome 01, whole genome shotgun sequence genomic region harbors:
- a CDS encoding M protein, serotype 2.1 precursor, which yields MSTTASKKPLGGGVERVSTSETAPRCSPDSPPPAGDAQRALTPTGHSRTRSIRSGTPVSARAAARRDSMLSTAESEARAEATAAAEDLQSRLEMEEKASEKYKKQVDVLQAKLDDAVKESAKLEEKAHEFEEQLEALRNEKRDATRQIREMETIYEAERSAILKEKEDLANREETMQTVIQRLKDNLAQRSHNEDDGRSSRQLANSSPSIDGNSFAPPSSIQRSDSRSSSKLILQKDKLIESLRLELAEAQIKLVESENQGGGRLQEVERLLMEARMANARLMEDNESYQLLLQEKTLKGDFGQSDFSYMGPVANQDALNALEGKANGSSLADELSDAAEADGDGDRRLESELKALKEQNQALTLYINKIIGRLLQHQDFEHILDTSEDLKMPGADASKAAAAAAGDKDASYGQSLLQRAKSIAVGGQARAKARPASAMPMVSAPSSAHTDPETAPSIPIGNLANPSRAVNSRRVRPQSEQFTGAATLVGHMYRGPDGAVSPTTKHVRNSHSFFAGRAASASSTQVPSAGNFPGMRSETSSLSGESGDISTPPSQSPPRSHSDRGTTFAGGKPRQLRLLQENQDMVKDNKRSSWYSGWSWAGKKDEATAPPPAEQSIPE from the exons GAAGAAGCCGCTGGGCGGTGGAGTCGAGCGTGTGTCGACGTCCGAAACGGCGCCAAGATGCTCCCCCGactccccgccgccggcgggcgaCGCTCAGCGGGCATTGACACCCACGGGACACTCGAGGACGCGCTCCATCCGCAGCGGCACTCCGGTGTCGGCCCGCGCGGCGGCGCGCAGAGACTCGATGCTGAGCACGGCCGAGTCGGAAGCTCGAGCcgaagcgacggcggcggccgaggacctTCAGTCCCGTCTGGAGATGGAAGAGAAGGCGTCGGAAAAGTACAAGAAGCAGGTCGACGTCCTCCAGGCaaagctcgacgacgccgtcaaggagtCGGCAAAGCTCGAAGAAAAGGCGCACGAGttcgaggagcagctcgaggcTCTGCGGAACGAGAAGCGGGACGCGACTCGCCAGATCAGGGAGATGGAAACCATCTACGAGGCCGAGCGCAGCGCCATTCTCAAGGAAAAGGAGGATCTCGCCAACAGGGAGGAGACGATGCAGACCGTCATCCAGCGGCTGAAGGACAACCTGGCCCAGAGGAGCCacaacgaggacgatggccgGTCGTCGAGGCAAT TGGCGAACTCGTCCCCCTCGATCGACGGCAATAGTtttgcgccgccgtcgtcgatccaGCGCAGCGATTCGAGGAGCAGCTCCAAGCTTATTCTGCAAAAGGACAAGCTCATCGAGTCTCTGCGGCTGGAACTTGCCGAGGCCCAGATCAAGCTGGTCGAGTCGGAGAACCAGGGGGGCGGTCGGCTGCAGGAGGTCGAGCGGCTGCTGATGGAAGCGCGCATGGCCAACGCACGGCTGATGGAGGATAACGAAAGCTACCAACTTCTTCTGCAGGAGAAGACGCTCAAGGGCGACTTTGGCCAGAGCGACTTCAGCTACATGGGCCCCGTCGCGAACCAGGATGCGCTGAACGCCTTGGAGGGCAAGGCCAACGGCTcgagcctcgccgacgagctgtcggatgccgccgaggccgacggcgacggcgaccgcCGGCTGGAGTCGGAACTCAAGGCGTTGAAGGAGCAGAACCAGGCTCTCACCTTGTATATTAACAAGATCATCGGCCGCCTGCTGCAGCACCAAGACTTTGAGCACATCCTCGACACCTCCGAGGACCTCAAGATGCCGGGAGCGGACGcgagcaaggcggcggcggcggcggcgggcgacaAGGACGCGTCGTACGGACAGTCCCTCCTGCAGCGTGCCAAGTCGATAGCCGTCGGGGGACAGGCACGGGCCAAggcgcggccggcctcggccatgcCCATGGTCAGCGCACCCAGCTCGGCTCACACCGACCCggagacggcgccgagcatcCCCATCGGCAACCTCGCAAACCCGTCGCGGGCGGTCAACTCGAGGCGGGTTCGGCCGCAGAGCGAGCAGTTCACGGGCgcggcgacgctcgtcggccacatGTACCGCGGTCCCGACGGTGCCGTGTCGCCAACGACGAAGCACGTGCGGAATTCTCACAGCTTCTTCGCCGGTCGCGCCGCCAGCGCGAGCAGCACCCAggtgccctcggccggcaacTTCCCCGGCATGCGAAGCGAGACGTCGAGCTTGAGCGGCGAGTCGGGCGacatctcgacgccgccgtcgcagtcgccgccgcggtcGCACAGCGACCGCGGAACGACCTTTGCCGGGGGCAAGCCTCGTcagctgcggctgctgcaggAGAATCAGGACATGGTCAAGGACAACAAGCGATCGAGCTGGTACTCGGGGTGGAGCTGGGCGGGCAAgaaggacgaggcgacggcgccgccgcccgccgaaCAGTCCATTCCCGAGTGA
- a CDS encoding putative serine/threonine phosphatase 2C ptc2 — protein sequence MGQTLSEPVVEKTSESGEDDKLIYGLSAMQGWRISMEDSHTAVLDLIASSSNDSKPHPAQLSFFGVFDGHGGDKVALYAGENIHNIIAKQDTFKEGDYSQGLKDGFLACDRAILNDPKYEEEVSGCTACVSLMAGSKLYVANAGDSRGVLGIKGRAKPMSQDHKPQLEAEKNRITAAGGFVDFGRVNGNLALSRAIGDFEFKKTAGKAPEDQIVTAFPDVAVHDLTDEDEFLVLACDGIWDCQSSQAVVEFVRRGIAVKQDLEKICENMMDNCLASNSETGGVGCDNMTMIIIGFLNGKTKDEWYEEIARRVANGDGPCAPPEYAEFRGPGVHHNYEDSSDSGFEMDIENKGKSVGVGGYRGRIIFLGDGTEVLTDSDDTEMFDNADEDKDIESQIYKAPAESTTAEDAKAKAEPEPSEPNNVTKKEASQANSESKDVEE from the exons ATGGGTCAAACCCTTTCGGAACCCGTCGTCGAAAAG ACGTCCGAGAGTGGGGAAGATGATAAACTCATCTACGGCTTGTCTGCCATGCAGGGCTGGCGCATCAGCATGGAGGACTCTCATACGGCAGTCCTCGATCTCATCGCCTCCAGCAGCAACGACTCCAAGCCGCACCCCGCCCAGCTTTCCTTCTTCGGCGTCTTCGACGGCCACGGAGGTGACAAGGTAGCGCTTTATGCTGGCGAGAACATACACAATATCATTGCAAAGCAGGATACTTTTAAGGAGGGCGATTATTCGCAGGGTCTCAAGGATGGCTTCCTTGCTTGCGACAGGGCGATTCTCAACG ATCCCAAGTATGAAGAGGAGGTTTCTGGCTGCACCGCCTGCGTCAGTCTGATGGCCGGATCGAAGCTCTACGTG GCCAACGCCGGCGACTCAAGAGGTGTTCTCGGCATCAAGGGACGCGCAAAGCCAATGTCCCAGGACCACAAGCCCCAGCTGGAAG CCGAGAAGAACCGCATCACCGCagccggcggcttcgtcgacttCGGTCGTGTCAACGGCAACCTAGCCCTGTCGCGCGCCATTGGTGACTTCGAATTCAAGAAGACCGCCGGCAAGGCCCCCGAGGACCAGATTGTTACCGCTTTTCCAGACGTGGCCGTCCATGACCTGACCGATGAGGACGAATTTCTCGTCCTCGCTTGCGATG GCATTTGGGACTGCCAATCTTCGCAGGCCGTTGTCGAGTTCGTCAGACGGGGTATTGCCGTCAAGCAAGACCTGGAGAAGATCTGTGAGAACATGATGGATAACTGCTTGGCTTCCAACTCGGAAACGGGTGGCGTCGGCTGCGACAACATGACCATGATCATCATCGGCTTCCTCAATGGAAAGACCAAGGACGAGTGGTACGAGGAAATTGCACGAAGAGTCGCCAACGGGGACGGGCCCTGCGCACCTCCGGAATATG CCGAATTCCGCGGTCCCGGTGTTCATCACAACTACGAGGATAGTAGCGATAGTGGCTTTGAGATGGACATTGAGAACAAGGGCAAGAGCGTTGGTGTCGGTGGGTACCGAGGCAGAATCATTTTTCTCGGCGATGGCACTGAGGTGCTTACGGATTCAGATGACACCGAGATGTTCgacaacgccgacgaggacaaggatATCGAAAGCCAAATATACAAGGCCCCGGCCGAATCCACCACTGCCGAGGACGCCAAGGCGAAGGCGGAGCCTGAGCCTTCCGAGCCCAACAATGTCACGAAGAAGGAGGCGTCGCAGGCGAATTCAGAATCGAAAGACGTGGAGGAATAG
- a CDS encoding meiotically up-regulated 65 protein: MVKVRSSRRVTGLRPSDYDHEIGLVNHDEPVSPTSPTAQSSSAGTQNTSPESQSALLVHDAGRERPTPRIQGDQPRPVSGGQHNRTGSPGRIDEEDREADSLSCGGAPHEAALPQPALRPSIEVQAPSAEHLRNPRVQVAGKKAEIKRETTVDILYENERGGFLCGIALFSSKALGGLDPPAWTNAYHKTSPTNIFTAQVPDPSWEWVWPEWRLYHQEGEDEGGWEYSFAFSRTFSWHRASWWNSFVRKRTWIRKRAKKKGADVSSEPQMLNANHPANHSPSDRSPRLNGSSAASSRAPSKPGMSKVSHSDIGEDRRDIESIEALMQTLRQARIDREKLEAVDNYLEHAMDLSALQDEMHEIMSFFVFQASRRQLLSHMMKKHDGTIQELEKMATEPSTKLLRRREALDAAIVHADEEVRRLAYWSDIKHMADSGEVGSSSGANQCWFDTDAYQGLDHNGPASPTGCTLPGKQPGPTPVILQ; this comes from the exons ATGGTCAAGGTTCGGAGCTCTCGTCGTGTGACCGGGTTGAGGCCGAGCGACTACGACCACGAGATTGGTCTGGTCAACCACGACGAGCCAGTGTCTCCCACGTCACCGACGGCACAGAGCTCGAGCGCGGGAACCCAGAACACCTCTCCCGAGTCTCAGTCGGCGTTGCTCGTCCACGATGCGGGCCGGGAACGGCCCACTCCTAGGATACAAGGCGATCAGCCTCGTCCTGTCTCCGGGGGCCAGCACAATCGTACCGGTTCCCCGGGACgaatcgacgaggaggatcgAGAAGCCGACAGCCTTTCCTGTGGAGGGGCGCCGCATGAAGCCGCTCTGCCTCAGCCGGCCCTGCGGCCTTCCATCGAGGTCCAAG CTCCCTCAGCCGAGCACCTCCGCAACCCGAGGGTACAGGTCGCGGGCAAGAAGGCCGAAATCAAACGGGAGACGACGGTGGATATACTGTACGAAAATGAAAGAGGCGGCTTCCTCTGCGGCATCGCCCTCTTCTCCTCCAAGGCCCTTGGTGGACTTGACCCCCCCGCCTGGA CCAACGCATACCACAAGACTTCTCCGACCAACATATTCACCGCCCAAGTGCCCGATCCGTCGTGGGAATGGGTCTGGCCCGAGTGGCGGCTCTACCAtcaggagggcgaggacgagggcggctgGGAATACTCGTTTGCCTTTTCCAGAACTTTCTCGTGGCACCGTGCGTCGTGGTGGAACTCGTTCGTCCGAAAACGCACCTGGATTCGCAagagggcgaagaagaaggggGCCGACGTCTCGTCGGAGCCGCAAATGCTCAACGCCAACCACCCCGCCAATCACTCGCCATCCGACCGCAGTCCCCGGCTAAACGGGAGCAGCGCTGCCAGCAGTCGGGCACCCAGCAAGCCAGGCATGTCCAAGGTGTCGCATTCCGACATCGGCGAGGACAGGAGAGACATCGAAAGCATCGAGGCGCTGATGCAGACCCTACGGCAAGCGAGGATAGATCGCGAGAAGTTGGAGGCAGTCGACAACTACCTGGAGCACGCCATGGACTTGTCGGCCCTGCAGGATGAAATGCATGAAATTATGTCCTTCTTCGTATTTCAGGCGTCACGAAGGCAGCTGCTGAGCCACATGATGAAGAAGCATGACGGGACGATACAGGAGCTGGAGAAGATGGCCACCGAGCCCAGTACGAAGCTGTTGAGGCGAAGGGAGGCACTggacgccgccatcgtccacgccgacgaggaagtgAGGAGGCTGGCCTACTGGAGCGACATCAAGCACATGGCAGACAGTGGCGAGGTGGGCAGCTCGTCGGGTGCAAACCAGTGCTGGTTCGACACCGACGCGTATCAAGGTCTGGATCATAACGGTCCTGCATCACCAACCGGGTGCACTTTGCCGGGGAAGCAGCCTGGCCCGACCCCAGTTATCCTTCAGTAA
- a CDS encoding putative rRNA -dimethyltransferase, which produces MAKTKHVKRGSAAGTPYERPGASAGAAKNNVFKFNTNFGQHILKNPGVSDAIVDKAYLKPTDTVLEIGPGTGNLTVRILEKAKKCICVELDPRMAAEVTKRVQGKPEQRKLEVILGDVIKTELPAFDVCISNTPYQISSPLVFKLLAMPNPPRTSILMFQREFALRLTARPGDALYCRLSVNAQFWAKITHIMKVGKNNFRPPPQVESSVVRIEPKVGKDRPNVSWDEWDGLLRICFVRKNKTLRASWLGTKEVLAMVERNYRTWCAMNGVAVDETLVDDDGNDDMETDDVGNAGADDMDVDDADDDDTPDFFKEMRNSAASIPKTKSKRKKTKVAELVREKIRKVLEDVTELAERRSGKCDENDFLRLLFAFNEEGIHFS; this is translated from the exons atggccaaaACCAAGCACGTAAAGCGTGGTAGCGCTGCCGGCACGCCTTACGAGCGACCCGGTGCCAGTGCCGGCGCAGCCAAGAACAATGTCTTCAAGTTCAACACAAACTTCGGCCAGCATATCCTCAAGAATCCCGGTGTCTCGGACGCAATCGTCGACAAGGCCTACCTAAAACCCACGGATACCGTACTGGAGATCGGCCCTGGTACCGGTAACCTGACGGTAAGGATATTGGAAAAGGCAAAGAAATGCATATGCGTCGAACTCGACCCGCGAATGGCGGCCGAAGTGACGAAGCGTGTCCAGGGAAAACCTGAGCAGCGCAAACTGGAGGTTATTTTGGGTGATGTGATTAAGACGGAGTTGCCAGCGTTTGATGTTTGCATTTCAAATACCCCCTATCAG ATTTCCTCGCCCCTTGTCTTCAAGCTCCTCGCCATGCCCAACCCCCCGCGCACCTCCATCCTCATGTTCCAGCGTGAATTTGCCCTCCGGTTGACGGCACGGCCGGGAGACGCCCTCTACTGCCGACTCTCCGTCAACGCCCAGTTCTGGGCCAAGATCACCCACATCATGAAGGTCGGCAAGAACAACTTCAGGCCTCCGCCGCAAGTCGAGTCCTCGGTCGTCCGCATCGAGCCCAAGGTTGGCAAGGACCGCCCCAACGTCAGCTGGGACGAGTGGGACGGCCTGTTGCGCATCTGCTTCGTGCGCAAGAACAAGACCCTCCGGGCGAGCTGGCTCGGCACCAAGGAGGTGCTTGCCATGGTGGAGAGGAATTATCGCACGTGGTGCGCCATGAATGGCGTGGCCGTTGACGAAACGCtggtggacgacgacggcaatgaCGACATGGAGACCGACGATGTCGGCaatgccggtgccgacgacatggacgtcgacgatgccgacgatgacgacacGCCCGACTTCTTCAAAGAGATGCGCAACTCCGCTGCCTCCATCCCAAAGACCAAGAGCAAGCGCAAGAAGACCAAGGTCGCCGAGCTTGTCCGTGAAAAAATCCGTAAGGTTCTCGAGGACGTGACCGAGCTGGCCGAAAGGCGTTCCGGCAAGTGTGACGAAAATGACTTCCTCCGACTGCTGTTTGCGTTCAACGAGGAGGGCATCCACTTCTCTTGA